The Gigantopelta aegis isolate Gae_Host chromosome 9, Gae_host_genome, whole genome shotgun sequence genomic sequence gaaagaaaaagaaaaaaacccactgatcAAATTCACCAATGATTTTTTATACAAATACCTAACATTTGTTTAGTAAATATATTGTTACATAATTGTTAGTTTCGTTTGAAATAAGGTCATATATAACCAAGAATATAGCCTACTAACtttataatatgaaaaatacaacactcaACGTGCACTTTAAATAAGGCAGTATAGAAATGGACTAAAACAAACGTGTATGGATAACCATAACAATAAACACTTTTTGAGCTTTGAAAAAAAACTAATCATAAAACTTTGCAGCTTGTTTATTCGCTACAAAGTGATTATCAACCATTAATTAACTCTCTAATTAAGAGCTCTAAAAACAATTAGATCATAAAATGACTTTAGTCCTTATCAAACCCCTTTCATAATACTTTAAATTGCATGAAAATGTTAACTGCATAGTTGTAGCTTTAAATAGTAGTTTATGAGTTATTAAAAATGGTGGAGGGAATAAGTATAcagaatacatgtatagtatgcacatgtaaataaatatactcaTATTCTAATTTGAACTGATAAactatgttattaaaaatatattggaaaaaCAGGTTTTCTTGGTTTAAAATTTTGTTCCCGTTTTTAAACCAACTTGCAAAACTGTCCCAGCTCAAAAGATTTTTTTAGTTATAACTCACATAAGATGAAATGCATATATTATACAAGATGTCACCCATACACTTTTAGTTTTTCTATATGATAAAACTGGAAAGTTTAAACATGTACTAAAATCCAATAGTTGTAACACAAAACTAAACTCTGACAATCTACAGAATGTATCTCTCACCCGTATAATAAATATCGGTCAGTTTCAATTAAATACATGCCTCGGCAACCCATCTTGAAGTTAACCTTATAGTTTCAGTAATTTAAGTTACACAACCAAAAGCTTTTCCAAATTAGGGAGTCGAAGACAAAAACTTGTTGTTATGACAATCATCATTAGTAAATGATACATCCTCAGGATCTTTAAAAAGACGACTAGTATTTTATTCTCATCTTTCAAATCATAAAAAGATCCCACCCACAAATACTGATCACATTACtaatgcaatttttattactaaaactGAAACCAAAACCACAAATATATCCAGTCTTACTGGGTGTAatacaaatgtaataaaaagaagatattttatttaaagatgtgTAGCATTTGCACCTGCTACACCTCTCAACATATTTCAACCACTAGTATATTAAAGtgaatttacatatataagttaTTAACTATCTACCTTTCAGTACATTCTCACCACTGAGACCATATAAATATACACAGTATAAAAACATATACACCATCACTCATTACTGGTACATGGGAAAGTAGTACTGTGGCGCATTCTATGTCTTCAAACAATAAAAGAACTAAATGAGCATTTGCACAATGAACGTACACAATCCATGAAATCTCTTCAGCTTTGCTGCCTCTATCACAAACATTTCTGATTATCCAACCATACACAGGGTTCCTACTttcttctgaaaaaaaaaacaagtcccTAATTTTTCCCTATTCACCTTCAGTTTTTACAGAATTTAGAAAGTTGTacatttgttctttcttttattatttgctTTAACAGATTCTCCAATAAAGTGTTATAGTTAATTTATGTAAATAGATTAAGAAATGTAATCAGACCTTGCCATCtaatggtatcaatatggtagtATCTTGTTAcagctccccataatctaagttggcagagcaattaatcactctccTCAATTCTTTTTATGGTAAGGTCTGATTAATGTGATCCTTATTCcaatcataaattaaaaacaaaatgttggaCATTGGGTAAATTCAGAAGAAAATTTTCTCTTCCCCCCACCCCGACTATTCTCATCTTCCCAGACTGGAATATTACTTCCATAATTCTAGATCTTCTCAAGAAAGTTGGAACCCTGTAATAAACTAAATCATTTTATCAAACACCAATACCATGAGAAAAGATGAACAATATCTTTGgtattaattttcaattgatTCCAAACCATAAAACATTGCTTTGTATTTTGATAAACACGGTCGTGTGAGCTAGCACTCTTTAAGTCTTATAAACTGTATATTTTTAACTGGCTCCATTTTATGATAAACTGGTATGTTATCAACTAATTAGttcttttttgtcttctttttttttttatagcaagTTTTGACCATGTACGTCCTTACAAGAgccaattaaaaataaaacatctggAACCTTTTGAACCTGATTCCAAAAAACAACCAGTTTATGAAGGCATCGTTATTCTCAACAAGTTTATAATGTTTTCGTTGATAGAAAGTACTTTATGAACTTGGCAACTGGTTCGGCACTACTGTTGCAGTGTTAACTGTCTTGTTCCTTGACAAGCTATTACAGTTCCACACCATTGTTTATGATGAAAAATGTGGCCATGTCTCCCCACTGCTGGAAATACTCCGATGATGACCCACACCAATTGTATGTGTTGCAGTAAGACTGCAATGGGAATAAAGTAGTTATGAAAATTGCATCCTCAAATAAGCCTACATGACAGTGAGATCGTTTGGCACGACACAAAGTTCACAAAGTCAACTTGCAGTTGTGGGGGTGCACACACTGAAGACGGTGAACACAGGCAGTTGAAAGAAACTGATCTCCGAGAGACCGTCCACGAGATCCAGTCCACTCTCCAGCTCCTCCCTCTCAGTCGTCTTTCATCTTGGACTTGTCTCCGTCGTACTACAACACAGACAGAGAAACAAATAgtgaaagttaaaatttgttttgtttaacaacaccactagagcacatttatttattaatcatcggctattggatgtcagacatggtaattttgacaatttgacaatttagagaggaaacctgctacatttttccattagtagcaagggatcgtttatttgcacggtcccacagacaggataacacataccacagcatttgatataccagtcgtggtgcactggctggaatgagaaatagctcagaaGGCCCCCTGATGGGGACTGATccaaaccaactgtgcatcaagctaGTGCTTTACTAAGAACTGGGTAACGTCCCACCCCCAAATAGTGAATCACAAATATATCTAAATAAACACATGGATGTCATCAGAAACTTTTAAAAAGGATTTGTTCAAGGTCACGAACTAGTAAATTTTATGCTTGAATTTCTGTTttcaaaggaaaaaaagaaaacaaattgccAAAAGGGGAGATCATTTAAACTGCCAAGCACCGTCTGGTGTTGTGTCTGGAACAGCAGGTCCACGGTTTATCCAAACAAGTTTAATGACAAACCATGGTGGGAATTGTGaacatatttaaagaaataaaaacaaacaataaaagtgcttgttcatttataaattaaaagacAGTTTGAGCTCAGTTAAGACAAAATACAGTAATTTCCAAAACAGGAGCAAGTGCTTTAACTCTTTGGGGCCGAATCCCCGACCCACGTCGTGATGTTAATTTGCGCGAAATGTCGAGTCCCGCCTGTACGCGTGGTTTACAAGCAGTAGCTATTATCGAATGCCGACTGGAAGCGTGGCCGATTGTACATGTAAAACGAGACGTCATTGGCTAATATAATTAGAAGTTTTCATTATCAGCTTGTAGAAGATTAATCCAGTGACCAATAAAAAGTAGTCTTACAACTGGGTTTGTTCATGCACCTCGTGGCTTTGTTCggctttgaatttttttttaacaaaatggaCGACGACATATTTCTCAATTCTGATGATGATAGTATTTTGGAATTTGAAGGTTTCACGAACGATGACACACTCgatttaaataacagtaattcGGATGTAGACTTAAGTAGCGATAGTGACGACATACCATTGTCACATTTTCGAAATAGACGGAATATCGGTAGGACTCTTACACTGGCCCTTTGTGCTGGGTAAAAAACGGACATGTAAACAATGCAGTACACAAGGCATTCGACGTGAGCCAGCCACAGGCTGTGAACAGTGCAATGTGAACCTGTGTGTTGGATGTTTCAAGCAATACCACAAAGCCAGATTTCCAGcattgtttcagtgaaaaaCTCCAAAATCAATCAGAACTTCCTGACAATTACCAGTAACGTttattaaaacttttgtttatttctgttatttatagACAATTAAACTACTTTTTTACAATTAcatcatataaaataatatatgttcttCGTTAATTGCACATAATTAAATAGCTGACAAAATTTGATGCAGATTTGTTTATTGATTAAGTTAAAGAGTTATTTTTGCTGCAGTGCATGAAATCTGTGTTTATGCTTTAGGGCACCAGCAGGTAAACACTGCCTAGAGCtggaattcaaaatggccacgaGGCCTCAAAGAGTTAACAGAACCAATAAACAGCTATGTGCCCACGCTTTATTTGAGCTAGGAAGCTATTTAATGGCTCATCAATTAGAGAAAAATTCTGATTACAAACACCTACCGTTGCCAGCTGTCTGCCAATGTTTCCCATGGTAACACCTCCGGAGAAGAAAATACAAGGAAGCCATGATCGCACAAACAGGAAGTCTGGTTCTGTATACCTTTtagcaaaaaataataatcatataataCAAGACTTCTACAAGTAATAAATACTGtaacatttcaaacatttcaacatttttaaaaattatcaatgacttaaatttaaaaaaaatattttctgctTATGGAAGTAGAAacagaaaaaattataaaagtcacaattgtattttatatattttctttctttagcAGTTTTGGgtttgtgtaaataaaaaaaaaagtgattaaCGTTCTCAACTGTTTgccaaattgttttattatagtaATGTTCCATATATATGCTAATGGTATTTTCAATTCTGCCCGAGCATTCAACAGAGATGAAAATGACTGGAGAATAAATGTAGAAGACTATGCAGAGTCAAGATTATTAAACAGTTTTGAGTACTGGTAACTATAGTCTGCTCAACAGGGAacaaccttttttcatactatggaatttacttcaagttatttatttctgagccggttgttttgtaacttgcacacaaaacaatagtattgttttgttatttctaaaacacttttacttttcttcttacatcaaaccaatctgaaattatttaaaaaaaaacacttttgtagAAGGATTGGACTGACTGCAGTAAAGAAAACCTGAATTTCAGACAAacgtaaaactaaaatattttcccccctttttcctCTCTTTTAGGAATGAGACCAACAAAGTATGGGCATATTTCTGTAACAAaagtattaatataaaacaaagaacaaacctATAAACCCCATTGTAAACTAGAAGTTGTGTGACAAATGTTGCCAAAACTGCGATTCCTACACCGAGGCCGAATCCACTGCGAGATCTGTCGAAGAGCCACCACAGACCAATGGACATTGCCGCTAATGAGAGCGACAGCTGCATGTTATTAGCAAAGTCTATTTTGGCACTGGCGTGGTTGATTCCCACGAACACCGCAACACACCGCATCACTCCCGACCACTCCCTCTTGTAGTAATGAGCCTCACCCAGCGTACGATCAAGATACGGGTAGAGCAAGCCAATAATTGCTGAAAACAAgaatcaatatatattttaatacacattTTACACGTCTAATTAGTCACTGCCAAGAGCAAAAATCAAGGTGAACTAAAGATCACTCTTCTTAAATAATTGCTAGGAGAGCAATCACATGAAGCTTCcaatgaaattaattataaattaaattgcaTGGTGATCAAGTTCGCagttttcctaaaatgttgCTGGGAAGTGGGAGTGATAACTTGTCTTGGCGAAGACTtattacacatttcattttgagTTTCACAGGGCTCAAAGTAAGTGTAGTTGCCATAGCCGCAATGTGAATTGCTGTAATTCAGGGGCTTTACTGACGAGTTTTTTGTCATTAGATAAAAATTACTGTTGTCTGTGGAAGGTattgttttttctcttcctGATTTTGGTAAATTTCCATTacgattttaacatgcattgttttcatattttttctaAAGTTTCCAAATAGTGGAAGTCTAAATtcaatcaaactgaaatttttatgtatatggatttattaatttttttcaacaggcagcaagggatcttttatttgcgcttcccacaggcaggatagcacaaaccatggcctttgttgaaccagttatggatcactggtcggtgcaagtggtttacacctacccattgagccttgcggagcactcactcagggtttggagtcggtatctcgattaaaaatcccatgcctcgactgggatccgaacccagtacctaccagcctgtagaccgatggcctgccacgacgccaccgaggccggtatatatggATTTAGGGTCTGTTCAACAACTTAACAATTATGTAAGACTTTGGTGGAAGTATTATGGAATGCattatttaaaacttatttttgtcaatatgTGCAAGCTTTAAGCATGAATTAAACATTCGTTCTTGCAATTTTCAAaggaatacatacatataattagagaggaaacccacttcaccactcaatgggctactctctGTGATTAGCACCAAGCGATTTTTCTTATAAACATTATTCCACAGACTAAGGGAATCTATCACTGTTGTATAGATAAAGCAATCACTGTATCTATAATCTCACAACAGTGATCGATTCTTTTACTTGCCCACTTAattacaacaaaacattactAAACTAAGTTTAAGGTTTGTACAACACTAACAACTGCCAGTAGTAGgggagtatagtaggtggttacaggTGCCTCGTAACATGTCAGTAACTATAAAACCCACAGCTTTAGCTGATGGGAAATCACAGGCTAGTTGCATGGATAGCAACAAGAGACAAGGatctgggatgtggaggtggacagcaaaggAAGTTGAACGATAGGAGTTGCCATACAAACTTATTTAATGATATGCGCAAAAATATCTTGTCCAAATtaccgtattgttcctatttgtagcTCCCCCTCTAATATAAGCGCCCCCTATGATCACGAGAAATGTATCATGAAACGGTACCTGTAAAATAGTAAAACTGGCTTACCTGACTGCCGACTTGCAATGATTATaatcggtaaacaaataaaatccaaacagGTGAAGCACTACGACACTAGTATGGGCGAACAGTATGTCACACATGtcgtttatcaaatgtatgtcgctGTTATCTCCACGCAGAATGAACGCACGACACTCCGTTAACGCTGTTCAAAACCGGAAGTACAAACATACCGGTAGGTATTTACACCGACACCGTAACACCGTTTAAAAAACGGGTAAATGATAACTAACTAAACTGCAAACTGGAGTCAAATATCAacaatttaactttaactaaacttaaaacTGGAGTCAAATGACAATAATTTGTGTATACAGTGACAATCGAAACGTGTCAGTTACAAACTACCGGTCAGAGCTATCGTAGTCTGTGCTGTCTGACTGATGATCCTCGTCGTCTGTGGAATCTCTGTGGAATACACTCCGTAGGCCCTATATGCCTACGTGCACAGTACCATGTATTTCGATAAATCAGCCGACGATGTACGGTACGCTACATCATTTCAACAAGAAAACGTCACTGGTAGAGTGACTCGGCAGAAAAGCTTTTGAAGTCTCAGCAAGCCAGACGCATTGACAGTTTGATACGAGGATTTTTCACACGTATTACGAAACGTGTTCTAGTACTCTAATTAGCGCGCCCCGTTTGTGTTTTGCATCGCGCCCGGgcgctacaaataggaacaatacggtatgtgacaacataaaaatgtaatgactataaataaaaagttgaaaatattaatttgctaaaatatctttaaaatattgattaaatGCAGAATATAGCAAattgacaaataaataatttaacaaaattctGAGAAAAAAAGATGAGTTATGGTGTGAATTgtcataattataggatattaagcgagcttccattttgtatgaTGTTTAAATGTTCCAAGTAAACTGATTTTCAATTATTacgagctttagtgagtgacaatgaaaattatttcatgagggacataaacatgatacgaaagggtagcaagtttaatatcttatttattacccataatggatttcatttatatcactcaactcgtttggttcaTGTTCCTGTAAGGTTATAGTGCACCAATTGACGAGTCGGTTcatgacgtcgaagtgttacatcccacttggcattctagtaggatgtatcactttgatatgtaccac encodes the following:
- the LOC121380516 gene encoding insulin-induced gene 2 protein-like, with protein sequence MASSSSLVMRGAVLFTVGVFFALVLNLLQVQRQVTVFPPEVLASLFSSAWWVAPSCGTAAAIIGLLYPYLDRTLGEAHYYKREWSGVMRCVAVFVGINHASAKIDFANNMQLSLSLAAMSIGLWWLFDRSRSGFGLGVGIAVLATFVTQLLVYNGVYRYTEPDFLFVRSWLPCIFFSGGVTMGNIGRQLATYDGDKSKMKDD